The genomic stretch CGAGGAGGTGGTCAGCGAGCCGCAGGTGGAAGTCCAGGTAGGAGCGCTGGTGCAGCGGATGGCGCCCCTTCAGCCGCTCCGTGTCGACCAGGCGCTGCGAGGTGACGGTGAACTCGTCGAAGCCGGGGGCGAGATCCTCCGAGTACAGCTCGCGCCGGAACTCCTGGGCGATCAGCTGGTCGGTCTCGTACCCGATGTCGACGCCCCACATGCGGTGCCGGATCTCCCGTTCCAGCTCGGCGTCCAGACCGCCGAGCCGGCTGTCGCCGAGGCCCGTGGCGTCGTAGCGGTACCCGGGGTACCCGCCGAAGAGTTCGTCGGCGCCCTCCCCCGTGAGCACGGCCACGGTGCCGTCGGCGCGCACCGCCTCGGACAGCATCATCGAGCAGACGTTGTACGACTCACGGACGGGCATCTCCGCGTGCCGCACCATGCCGGCGAGACGCGCGGCCAGGTCCCCGTGGCGAACCGGCACTTCGTGGTGGCGGGTGTCCAGCTTGGCTGCCACCAGCCGCTGGTGGGGGCTCTCGTCGAAGTCGTCGTCGGGGAAGGTCGCGGAGTAGCTGGGCCAGGTGTGACCGGGCCGGGAGCCTGCCGCCAGCGCGGCGATGAGGCTGGAGTCGATTCCGCCGCTGAGGTAGAGGCCCACGGGAACGTCCGCGACGAGCCGGTCGCGCACGGCACTGTCCAGGAGCGCCGCCGTGCTCCGCGCCGCGCGGTCGAGTTCGCCGTCCAGGGCGGTGGGTCCCACCGGCTCCAGCGCGTCGGCGGTCGGGTAGTCGAGGTCCCAGTACCGCTCCACGGTGAGCCCGGACGGGTCGGCGACCAGCCGCTCACCGGGCCGCAGGGCCCTGATGCCTTCGAACATGGTGCGGGGGCTGACGAGTCCGGGGAGGCTGAGGATCTGGTCGAGGCCGCGCAGATCGACCTTCGGGCGCACCGCCGGGTGGCGCAGGATCGCTTTGATCTCCGACGCGAAGACGAGCAGCCCGTCCACGACCGTGTAGAAGACGGGCACGATGCCCGCGTGGTCGCGGGCGAGCAGCAGGCGCCCCGTGGCGGTGTCGTGCAGTGCGAAGGCGAATTGGCCGTCGAGGTGGGCGGTGAGGTCGAGGCCGTACTCGCGGTAGAGGTGAACGATCACCTCGCTGTCGCACTCGGTCCGGAAGCGATGCCCCCT from Actinacidiphila yeochonensis CN732 encodes the following:
- the asnB gene encoding asparagine synthase (glutamine-hydrolyzing); amino-acid sequence: MCGIAGIFALGGALLNSRVISEMTSELIHRGPDDVGHHIGKDIALGFRRLALTDLERGNQPHYSEDRGLVSVCNGEIYNHGRLRASLVGRGHRFRTECDSEVIVHLYREYGLDLTAHLDGQFAFALHDTATGRLLLARDHAGIVPVFYTVVDGLLVFASEIKAILRHPAVRPKVDLRGLDQILSLPGLVSPRTMFEGIRALRPGERLVADPSGLTVERYWDLDYPTADALEPVGPTALDGELDRAARSTAALLDSAVRDRLVADVPVGLYLSGGIDSSLIAALAAGSRPGHTWPSYSATFPDDDFDESPHQRLVAAKLDTRHHEVPVRHGDLAARLAGMVRHAEMPVRESYNVCSMMLSEAVRADGTVAVLTGEGADELFGGYPGYRYDATGLGDSRLGGLDAELEREIRHRMWGVDIGYETDQLIAQEFRRELYSEDLAPGFDEFTVTSQRLVDTERLKGRHPLHQRSYLDFHLRLADHLLGDHGDRMALANAVELRFPFLSRPLVDHVTTLSPELMVAGGAEKAVLRRVAAGRVPGEVLARPKFGFRGQTSSHLLNSGADWFEELLSPSVVRRQGYFDPDTVGALVRRQREQGRQVHAHLDIDYLMVIATFALFVEEFGLPCLG